The following proteins are encoded in a genomic region of Colletotrichum higginsianum IMI 349063 chromosome 9, whole genome shotgun sequence:
- a CDS encoding TFIIH p62 subunit domain-containing protein encodes MALPSGRAAFKKKDGFLTLRQDRQFVIWTPAPGDGPPTVSLSISNITSKPPKIHQLPESNELTLATDLQQTPDSAAKVMLKIFEKPPEAAEQTPYLFHFTSTEARSEANAIKDLLSRLLADIRSGDPNVPKPSGSGTPNSTANGSNGATGGGSGSGSMAFASSVNSKPSSARWFDDAQLKGDIELQQSLMKKDRTLHQTYMDARATKPESISDAAFNAQFWSTRTNLLRAHAIEVNQQKGAYNVLPSIKPRLENDVLKLDITVEMVQLIMAQHPLVKRLYDENVPKVPESEFWSRFFLSKLFRTLKGDRITDERKEGIKRDALFDAHDASENTAMFQRRSMAQSVPHIIDVYGNEENQGGFKSGNQKDIEMRPRKNVPIVNTLNSLSERMLSNVAPSDREAGPEAEDSTWQELALRDLRGDAKENKIILNIKEQNRFFAKKDEAKSANSLAFAKQNPSDVLFDIQTDLETIETDGAGGLNLRAGIGILDDSDSDEEAQRPVHVGSRAARKAAGDDIMAGIRQRRAEKYGDTTTDESRPMGLPAEVAERCSLTHATTVEFLHQFWNAFLSGDPDRANELQYLVESLGRSAERINAVAEEAERARDDIIRAKKKEIMDYYKATGKKIRGWRPEHEKGGRKAVLAIMQPTLEALKKAQADYQRALAAEGVQLSTEA; translated from the coding sequence ATGGCGTTGCCGTCCGGCCGGGCGGCAttcaagaagaaggatggCTTCTTGACCTTGAGGCAGGACCGGCAGTTTGTAATCTGGACTCCAGCACCTGGCGATGGCCCCCCTACGGTTTCGCTGTCTATCAGCAATATCACGAGTAAGCCGCCAAAGATTCATCAACTTCCCGAAAGCAACGAGCTGACACTAGCGACAGATTTGCAACAAACACCAGACAGCGCGGCCAAGGTGATGCTAAAGATCTTTGAGAAGCCTCCCGAAGCCGCGGAGCAGACGCCCTATCTCTTCCACTTCACGTCGACCGAGGCCAGATCCGAGGCTAATGCCATCAAGGATCTGCTCTCAAGGCTGCTGGCTGACATCCGCTCCGGCGATCCCAACGTTCCCAAGCCATCGGGTAGCGGAACCCCGAACTCAACGGCAAACGGATCTAATGGagccaccggcggcggctcgggctcgggctcaATGGCGTTCGCCAGCTCCGTCAACTCGAAGCCGAGCAGTGCGCGCTGGTTCGACGACGCGCAGCTCAAGGGTGACATCGAGCTGCAGCAGTCCCTCATGAAGAAAGACCGGACGCTTCACCAGACGTACATGGACGCGCGTGCGACGAAGCCCGAGTCGATATCGGATGCCGCCTTCAACGCACAGTTCTGGTCGACACGCACGAATCTCTTGCGTGCCCACGCCATCGAGGTGAACCAGCAAAAGGGCGCGTACAATGTCCTGCCGTCGATAAAGCCGCGGTTAGAGAACGACGTGCTCAAGCTCGACATTACCGTCGAGATGGTCCAGCTCATCATGGCGCAGCACCCGCTCGTTAAGAGGCTGTACGACGAGAACGTACCCAAGGTCCCCGAGAGCGAGTTCTGGTCCCGCTTCTTCCTGAGCAAGCTGTTCCGCACCCTCAAGGGTGACAGGATCACTGACGAGAGGAAGGAGGGCATCAAGCGGGACGCCCTGTTCGACGCCCACGACGCCAGCGAGAACACCGCTATGTTTCAGCGGAGGAGTATGGCGCAGAGTGTGCCGCATATCATCGATGTCTACGGCAACGAGGAGAACCAGGGCGGCTTCAAGAGCGGGAACCAAAAGGACATTGAGATGCGGCCGCGCAAGAACGTGCCCATCGTCAATACCCTCAACAGTCTCAGCGAAAGGATGTTGTCCAACGTGGCACCCTCTGACCGTGAAGCTGGCCCCGAGGCTGAAGACTCGACGTGGCAGGAGCTCGCTCTCCGAGACCTGCGAGGCGATGCTAAGGAGAACAAGATCATCCTTAAcatcaaggagcagaacCGCTTCTTTGCCAAGAAAGACGAGGCCAAGTCAGCCAACTCCCTCGCCTTTGCGAAGCAGAACCCGTCGGACGTCCTCTTTGACATTCAGACCGACCTTGAGACCATCGAGACcgacggcgcaggcggccTAAACCTCCGCGCGggcatcggcatcctcgacgacagTGACAGCGATGAGGAGGCACAGCGGCCGGTTCATGTCGGTTCCCGAGCCGCGCGCAAGGCTGCGGGCGACGACATCATGGCAGGCATCCGCCAGCGGCGCGCCGAGAAGTACGGCGACACAACAACGGACGAGTCCCGCCCCATGGGTCTCCCCGCCGAGGTAGCCGAGCGGTGCTCACTGACGCACGCGACCACGGTCGAGTTCCTGCACCAGTTCTGGAACGCGTTCCTCTCGGGAGACCCGGACCGCGCCAATGAGTTGCAGTACCTTGTCGAGTCGCTGGGCCGTTCGGCCGAGCGCATCAACGCCGTCGCtgaggaggccgagagggcCCGAGACGATATCATCCgcgccaagaagaaggagattATGGATTACTACAAGGCGACGGGTAAGAAGATCAGGGGATGGCGGCCGGAGCACGAGAAGGGCGGGCGCAAGGCCGTGCTGGCCATCATGCAACCCACGCTCGAGGCGCTCAAAAAGGCCCAGGCGGATTACCAGCGGGCTCTCGCTGCCGAGGGGGTGCAGCTTTCCACCGAGGCTTAA
- a CDS encoding ATPase — MHAIGPRALASASRVSASSRLALSVAHRSQCRQFHPSYRLRKSPSEGAEDGKPPEKPASEPQDDASSRSRDDALNKTETNSSDSAFRRSRGGAFASARARLARPRPADELPPVKLPQSFLETGVSLYDPVNRINTLTNDLWHQRYMGARWHDLLWKDLDLVFSHASWNKSKLENALRQGNLEAIERRNRILAEASQWLSLSIDEMRSSNNLQSSREPLPTTEFADMLRYSNKFVLSNLLSQHTRETIDADTVQDPDQDSVLQSLVEQYIEEGQPKPRRDGLRLFDPRIRGEVVTAVRAELSLQPDASAAGRELKRPLTVVNIPNYTGRSHTKKLMKHVASCVEADLIHLDAQELAMLVGDYIGQDCAYSRGPMSMLGYRAAEMNGRLAKTEEPSKPNEEDLSGEIEAAWVNLRDHAVDGGYNSPMDNELQKIKEGAKDYVLPSVDRWENLKINAVLEEIAHSASKMTSQPDRSLIIHVDDFVELNMTLEGALLIGRLRAIIDTMWRAGKKVTLVGTSSNENPSDQYASTLKEIAAEECLIPLPLNFQRITNASNTKKIFEANDYLQENLRNIQHMLKTIAGHSPDTSKLRIVGVSKSSPPQFLLDDAEGSYMEVSLIPRVLATSILPLADVYHITRLFYACQGSADPDQSWRVLFDVVESSSYSTAQMHRLQDRPTRSKTSVAGGSAAPSDMQKPEPERLRVSGNYNDYEKKLLSGLVNSSEIKTTFDDVHADAETKNNLKLLTSLSLVRPEAFTYGVLATDRIPGCLLYGPPGTGKTLLAKAVAKESGANMLEVSGASINDMYVGQSEKNVRALFSLAKKLSPLVIFIDEADALLAARGQRNRAAHRETINQFLREWDGMSDTKAFIMVATNRPFDLDDAVLRRLPRKILVDLPLKPDRAAILRILLKGEDLDASVSVDDIARKTVLYSGSDLKNLCVAAAMTAVQEESEEAARHTGPAPYVFPPKRTLRKDHFDKALKMIAASVSEDMDSLKSIRRFDEKYGDVRAKNSQKKRGMGFGVLPTSADAEEARVRQAVA; from the coding sequence ATGCATGCAATAGGGCCCCGGGCCCTTGCCTCAGCCTCCCGAGTCTCTGCGTCGTCAAGGTTAGCGCTGTCGGTCGCCCATCGCAGCCAGTGTCGGCAATTCCACCCGTCGTATAGGTTACGGAAAAGTCCGTCCGAAGGCGCAGAGGACGGGAAACCGCCAGAGAAACCCGCCAGCGAGCCGCAGGATGAcgccagcagcaggagccGAGATGATGCTTTGAACAAGACCGAGACCAACTCGTCAGACTCGGCATTCCGACGCTCGAGGGGCGGCGCCTTCGCTTCCGCGAGAGCGCGTCTTGCGAGACCACGGCCCGCTGACGAGCTCCCACCGGTTAAGCTACCGCAGAGCTTTCTTGAGACCGGCGTGTCGTTGTACGATCCAGTGAACCGAATCAACACCCTCACGAACGATCTCTGGCACCAACGGTACATGGGCGCCCGCTGGCACGATCTTCTGTGGAAAGATTTGGATTTGGTATTCAGCCACGCCTCCTGGAACAAATCGAAGCTGGAAAATGCGCTGCGCCAGGGAAATTTGGAGGCCATCGAGAGGAGGAATCGAATCCTGGCCGAGGCGTCACAGTGGCTGAGCCTTTCCATCGACGAGATGCGGTCCTCGAACAATCTGCAGAGCTCTCGCgagccgctgccgacgaccGAGTTCGCAGACATGCTTCGTTACTCGAACAAGTTCGTCCTGTCCAACCTCTTGTCGCAACACACCCGCGAAACCATCGACGCCGATACCGTACAGGATCCCGACCAAGACAGTGTTCTGCAGTCGCTGGTTGAGCAATACATCGAGGAGGGAcagccgaagccgaggcgCGACGGACTTAGGCTTTTTGACCCTAGGAtccgcggcgaggtcgtcacAGCGGTGCGCGCCGAGCTCTCTCTGCAGCCGGATGCAAGCGCGGCGGGGAGAGAGCTCAAGAGACCTCTTACTGTTGTCAACATCCCGAACTACACCGGCCGAAGTCACACCAAGAAGCTCATGAAACACGTTGCGTCgtgcgtcgaggccgacctcATCCACCTCGATGCGCAGGAGTTGGCAATGCTCGTAGGCGACTACATTGGACAGGATTGCGCCTACTCGCGAGGTCCCATGTCTATGTTGGGATACCGTGCGGCGGAGATGAACGGGCGACTGGCCAAGACCGAAGAGCCGTCCAAGCCTAATGAGGAGGACCTGTCCGGggagatcgaggccgcctGGGTCAACCTTCGGGATCACGCTGTCGATGGTGGCTACAACAGCCCCATGGACAACGAGCTTCAGAAGATCAAAGAGGGTGCTAAGGACTACGTTCTTCCCTCTGTAGACCGATGGGAGAACCTCAAGATCaatgccgtcctcgaggagatTGCCCACTCGGCCTCCAAGATGACGTCGCAGCCCGACCGGAGCCTCATCATCCACGTGGACGACTTCGTTGAGCTCAACATGACGCTCGAGGGAGCGTTGCTCATCGGCAGGCTTCGCGCCATCATCGATACGATGTGGCGCGCTGGCAAAAAGGTCACGCTCGTCGGCACATCGTCCAACGAGAACCCCTCGGACCAATATGCATCGACGCTGAAAGAAATCGCCGCCGAAGAGTGTCTTATCCCTCTGCCCCTGAACTTCCAGCGCATCACCAATGCCAGCAACACCAAGAAGATTTTCGAGGCCAACGACTACCTGCAGGAGAATCTACGGAACATCCAGCACATGCTGAAGACAATTGCCGGTCACTCGCCTGATACGAGCAAGCTGCGCATCGTCGGCGTGTCCAAGTCCTCACCTCCACagttcctcctcgacgacgccgagggctcTTACATGGAAGTCTCACTGATCCCCCGCGTCCTGGCCACCTCCATCCTccccctcgccgacgtctaTCACATCACCCGCCTCTTCTACGCCTGCCAGGGCTCCGCCGACCCCGACCAGTCGTGGCGCGTGCTCTTCGACGTTGTCGAGTCCAGCAGCTACAGCACCGCCCAGATGCACCGCCTCCAAGACCGGCCGACGCGCTCCAAGAcctccgtcgccggcgggaGCGCCGCCCCCTCCGACATGCAGAAACCCGAGCCCGAACGCCTCCGCGTGTCGGGTAACTACAACGACtacgagaagaagctcctCAGCGGCCTAGTCAACAGCAGCGAGATCAAGACGACGTTCGACGACGTCCACGCCGACGCGGAGACCAAGAACAACCTCAAACTCCTCACGTCGCTGTCCCTCGTCCGCCCCGAGGCCTTTACCTACGGCGTCCTCGCTACGGACCGGATCCCGGGCTGCCTCCTTTACGGGCCGCCGGGCACGGGCAAGACGCTtctcgccaaggccgtcgccaAAGAAAGCGGCGCCAACATGCTCGAGGTCAGCGGCGCCAGCATCAACGACATGTACGTGGGCCAGAGCGAGAAGAACGTGCGCGCCCTCTTCTCGCTCGCCAAGAAGCTGTCGCCgctcgtcatcttcatcgacgaggccgacgctCTCCTCGCGGCCCGCGGGCAGCGCAACCGCGCCGCGCACCGCGAGACCATCAACCAGTTCCTCCGTGAGTGGGACGGTATGTCCGACACAAAAGCCTTCATCATGGTCGCCACCAACCGACCattcgacctcgacgacgccgtcctccgccgcctgccgcgcaagatcctcgtcgacctgccGCTGAAGCCGGAccgcgccgccatcctccgCATCCTCCTCAAGGGCGAAGATCTGgacgcctccgtctccgtcgacgacatcgcgCGCAAGACGGTGCTGTACTCTGGCTCCGATCTCAAGAACCTttgcgtcgccgccgccatgacgGCCGTCCAAGAGGAGAGCGAAGAGGCCGCCAGGCACACGGGGCCGGCGCCCTACGTGTTCCCACCCAAGCGCACGCTGAGGAAGGATCACTTTGACAAGGCGCTCAAAATGATCGCCGCCAGTGTCAGCGAGGACATGGACAGCCTCAAGAGCATCCGACGGTTCGACGAGAAGTACGGCGACGTACGGGCGAAGAACAgccagaagaagaggggcaTGGGCTTCGGCGTGCTGCCGACGTCGGCagatgccgaggaggcccgGGTCCGTCAAGCTGTTGCATAg
- a CDS encoding LsmAD domain-containing protein, with protein sequence MVAPKKPQSEIGNNSNKLNNMPYNKRESAMGGKPDGKGPNGARSGFRTDTAISNNRPGNERTLQPWVPDSGDGIDGSLEKSSSSGGTWDQFAENERLFGLKTDYDENIYTTTIDKSHPQYRERMAAADRKAREIERSLATTAHVAEERVMDFVSGGGDDRGGDEEDKYSGVRRQDFPPLSSRENKYTPPAKRAPSANTTVVGAPIDPAIISSQLRAPPKKQTTVKPEDAKLLSQLVNKGTSAQSTEAIKAADPTASTKSSPKQEPTKQPEVKPSETKPATAKTSDAKAADSSAAASRPSAATSRTISPRVKEGAPSAALTVERDVLNSFKTFASQQRQNAEKVRSSKAKADKEVKLTELKKFADTFKLSTPVPTDLISIIAKDPDRQKEIQAKALQNAEEVARTKTTPTIKGKDTPPKEGTSKPPPDAPATQAPAETRSTARPTPAQQTISPSNVPSRHPNARQSYASPQYHNQGYRNDRSGQHMAQQSRQPLAQRLRNVEQQKMSQSPNQHAGGQDMRMPPTGPASNNTEAFRRAGAVPNHMGGKLNPNSHEFRPNPFATSFNPNGHPSAGSSPRSAAANNAGAAAGPGAAAITGAAAAAVEATSTPSSTGQLIRRKTKAVDIKKCYILAHVKTFTPPQGRNWEDNEGLRPSYDTPPTWRAPSDNEKPDSTMLITSKEFLERQSFAASSIATPNHTHVVPSAHQHQLPFHLQQPAHGMGPRQSPHMPPMPIQNQHGHVPHTPYQNMDDHRMMHSNSAQSFASPRMTQVPITYTPAMSSTGQVPYNQPMMQPFVGPGTPQMGGYRNFSNNHQYMPQQPGGPMGAPMMPQFMNPQGMVPAPGQMPMYAGSHTQFMSPNGAPPQPIPGANGYPSPGRPSAPMMVHQGSQQGQPVYGMSPNVQYQQPAFTPQQPGGQVGNVRGYNSPGPQHFGTSPSQMHQYGAQHRSGSNSYGAKPFNNHGQHHGPQQVSPVPASGPGRAPDGTEEAK encoded by the exons ATGGTCGCTCCTAAGAAACCCCAGAGTGAAATTGggaacaacagcaacaagtTGAACAATATGCCCTACAACAAGAGAGAATCGGCCATGGGTGGTAAGCCCGACGGAAAGGGCCCCAACG GCGCCCGATCTGGATTCAGAACCGATACCGCCATATCCAACAATCGACCAGGCAACGAACGAACCCTTCAGCCATGGGTCCCCGACTCCGGTGACGGCATTGACGGTAGTTTGGAGAAGTCCTCCAGCAGCGGAGGAACTTGGGATCAGTTCGCCGAGAATGAGCGGCTCTTCGGCCTCAAGACGGACTATGACGAGAATATTTACACCACTACCATTGACAAAAGCCACCCTCAATACCGAGAGCGCATGGCCGCTGCGGATCGCAAGGCTCGCGAGATTGAGCGAAGCTTGGCCACCACGGCGCACGTAGCGGAGGAGCGCGTGATGGACTTtgtcagcggcggcggcgatgatcgtggtggtgacgaagaagacaa GTATAGCGGAGTTCGCCGCCAAGACTTCCCGCCCTTGTCCAGCCGCGAGAACAAGTACACCCCTCCCGCGAAACGAGCACCTTCTGCGAATACAACGGTTGTTGGCGCTCCCATTGATCCTGCGATCATCTCATCGCAGTTAAGAGCGCCTCCGAAGAAACAGACCACCGTAAAGCCAGAGGATGCTAAGCTCCTGAGCCAGCTCGTCAACAAAGGGACTTCTGCCCAGTCTACTGAGGCaatcaaggccgccgaccCGACTGCTTCCACCAAGTCTTCTCCGAAGCAAGAGCCGACCAAACAGCCCGAGGTCAAGCCGTCAGAGACGAAGCCAGCTACTGCGAAGACCAGCGATGCCAAGGCCGCTGACAGTTCAGCCGCTGCGTCCCGTCCCTCTGCAGCTACGAGCCGGACCATCTCCCCTCGGGTCAAAGAGGGCGCGCCAAGCGCGGCTTTGACTGTGGAACGCGACGTTCTTAACTCTTTCAAGACTTTTGCCAGCCAACAGCGGCAAAATGCTGAGAAGGTTCGGAGCAGTAAGGCAAAGGCCGACAAGGAAGTCAAATTGACGGAGCTGAAGAAGTTTGCCGACACCTTCAAGCTGTCGACCCCTGTCCCAACCGACCTTATTTCCATTATCGCCAAAGATCCCGATAGACAAAAGGAGATCCAGGCCAAGGCGCTCCAGAATGCGGAGGAAGTTGCTCGCACAAAGACCACGCCGACTATCAAGGGTAAGGACACTCCGCCAAAGGAAGGCACATCAAAGCCTCCTCCAGATGCTCCGGCAACACAAGCTCCCGCCGAGACAAGGAGCACTGCACGCCCAACGCCTGCGCAACAGACCATATCTCCCTCCAACGTCCCGAGCCGCCATCCCAATGCGCGCCAGTCTTACGCCAGCCCTCAGTACCATAACCAAGGTTACAGGAACGACAGATCCGGTCAACACATGGCTCAACAGAGCCGTCAGCCTCTGGCCCAGCGCTTGCGCAACGTGGAACAGCAGAAGATGTCGCAGTCGCCTAACCAGCATGCTGGTGGCCAAGATATGCGCATGCCGCCAACTGGGCCCGCGAGTAATAACACTGAAGCATTCCGGCGCGCCGGCGCTGTCCCAAACCATATGGGGGGAAAGTTGAACCCTAACAGTCACGAATTTAGACCGAATCCGTTCGCGACGTCGTTCAACCCCAACGGACATCCCAGTGCCGGATCAAGCCCTCGCTCCGCTGCTGCAAACAACGCtggtgctgccgccggaccCGGGGCTGCTGCTATTACcggtgctgctgccgctgccgttgaAGCGACGTCAACCCCTTCCTCCACTGGACAGCTCATTCGTCGGAAGACGAAAGCCGTCGATATCAAAAAGTGTTACATTCTTGCCCATGTTAAGACGTTTACGCCCCCTCAAGGTCGGAACTGGGAGGATAACGAGGGGCTAAGACCCTCTTACGACACTCCGCCGACCTGGAGAGCGCCTTCGGACAACGAGAAGCCCGACTCTACGATGCTCATTACCTCCAAGGAGTTCTTGGAGCGCCAGTCGTTcgccgcgtcgtcgatcGCCACGCCGAACCACACGCACGTCGTGCCGAGTGCCCACCAGCATCAGCTTCCATTCCATTTGCAGCAGCCTGCCCACGGCATGGGTCCGCGCCAGTCGCCGCACATGCCGCCCATGCCCATACAGAACCAGCATGGTCACGTTCCCCACACGCCGTACCAGAACATGGATGACCACCGGATGATGCATTCGAATTCGGCACAGTCGTTCGCCTCTCCTCGGATGACCCAAGTCCCGATCACTTACACGCCGGCAATGAGCTCGACCGGCCAGGTTCCTTACAATCAGCCGATGATGCAGCCGTTTGTCGGACCGGGCACACCTCAGATGGGTGGTTACCGGAACTTCTCCAACAACCATCAATACATGCCGCAACAGCCTGGTGGTCCAATGGGAGCGCCGATGATGCCCCAGTTCATGAACCCTCAGGGGATGGTTCCGGCTCCTGGACAGATGCCCATGTATGCCGGAAGCCACACCCAGTTCATGTCTCCGAACGGCGCACCGCCTCAGCCCATCCCCGGGGCCAACGGCTACCCCAGCCCCGGGCGCCCGTCAGCACCTATGATGGTTCACCAAGGGTCTCAGCAGGGACAGCCCGTGTACGGCATGAGCCCCAACGTGCAGTACCAGCAGCCTGCGTTCACCCCGCAGCAACCCGGCGGTCAGG TTGGCAACGTCCGTGGGTACAATAGCCCTGGACCCCAACACTTCGGAACAAGCCCCTCGCAAATGCATCAGTACGGAGCGCAGCATCGTAGTGGGAGCAACAGCTATGGAGCCAAACCCTTCAACAACCACGGGCAGCATCATGGTCCCCAACAAGTTTCCCCAGTGCCTGCCAGCGGACCTGGTCGTGCTCCTGACGGCACCGAGGAAGCCAAATGA
- a CDS encoding Extracellular protein, with product MKATLVSALALLARQATAHMAITYPPPLRSKENPFAGYDIDYSITSPLSASGSDFPCKGTLNLLGTEKASPVATWQAGQAYSMTIAGGANHNGGSCQAALSFDSGNTFTVIHSYIGACPVAGTSSLKFTLPADTPSAKDAIFAWTWFNNIGNREFYMNCAVITITGGGAGGNVATSFSSRPQIFKANIANGCSTLEGSDVMFPDPGPDVTTAGTRTAAPVGNCGAVVAPNPGTGGGSGGGSGGNPPSSPSSVVVPVPSVPQTTQPSTSATTTRAAGGAPSLPGGVFITVSASNNAPAVSSVQPTTFATISQPAATSEECTSELEVPTVAPAPTSAVVSSVAPSVAPSAVPSVAPSPGVGSGGDAADGSMTPGKACNPEGQWNCVSGSHFQRCASGQWSVLMSMAPGTKCQSGTTEVLVWQKKRAHGRRSLRFRHHI from the exons ATGAAGGCCACTCTCGTATCCGCGCTCGCGCTGCTTGCCCGTCAAGCCACCGCTCACATGGCCATCACCTACCCGCCGCCTCTGCGATCCAAGGAGAACCCCTTCGCTGGCTACGACATTGACTACAGCATCACCAGCCCCCTGAGTGCTTCCGGCAGCGACTTCCCCTGCAAGGGAACCTTGAACCTCCTCGGCACTGAGAAGGCTTCTCCCGTCGCCACTTGGCAGGCTGGTCAGGCTTACAGCATGACCATCGCCGGTGGTGCCAATCACAACGGAGGGAGTTGCCAGGCCGCCCTCTCTTTTGACAGCGGGAATACCTTTACCGTCATCCACAGCTACATCGGCGCATGTCCCGTCGCTGGCACCTCATCTCTCAAGTTTACCTTGCCGGCCGACACTCCTTCTGCCAAGGACGCCATCTTCGCCTGGACCTGGTTCAACAATATCGGTAACCGAGAGTT CTACATGAACTGCGCCGTCATTACCATCACTGGCGGTGGCGCTGGAGGCAACGTCGCCACCTCATTCAGCAGCCGACCCCAGATCTTCAAGGccaacatcgccaacggcTGCAGCACCCTGGAGGGATCCGACGTCATGTTCCCCGACCCTGGCCCAGATGTCACCACGGCTGGCACCAGAACTGCCGCCCCTGTCGGCAACTGCGGTGCCGTTGTTGCCCCCAATCCCGGAACCGGTGGCGGCTCTGGTGGAGGTAGCGGCGGTAACCCTCCCAGCAGCCCCAGCTCCGTCGTTGTCCCTGTCCCGTCTGTTCCCCAGACCACTCAGCCCAGCACCTCGGCCACTACCACTCgtgctgctggaggagcGCCCTCTCT CCCCGGCGGTGTCTTCATAACGGTCTCGGCCTCCAACAATGCCCCTGCTGTCTCGTCCGTTCAACCAACTACTTTCGCGACcatcagccagccagctgcGACTAGTGAAGAGTGCACCTCGGAGCTTGAAGTCCCAACCGTGGCGCCCGCTCCAACCTCGGCAGTAGTCTCCTCCGTTGCTCCCTCCGTTGCACCGTCTGCTGTGCCATCCGTCGCCCCCTCTCCCGGCGTTGGATCCGGTGGCGATGCTGCCGACGGCTCCATGACCCCTGGCAAGGCTTGCAACCCCGAGGGTCAATGGAACTGCGTTTCCGGTTCCCATTTCCAACGTTGTGCCTCTGGTCAGTGGTCGGTGCTCATGAGTATGGCTCCTGGCACCAAATGCCAGTCTGGTACGACTGAGGTCTTGGTCTggcagaagaagagagcCCACGGTCGCCGATCGCTCCGCTTCAGACACCACATCTAA